A genomic window from Candidatus Woesearchaeota archaeon includes:
- a CDS encoding lamin tail domain-containing protein — protein sequence MKKFIWMLLALVMMGDVSGLVINEVMYDPPGNDNNNEFVEVFNEEPFNLTGWIVADSEANDTLVELRVYAPIVSNESDEPYQSYYALIVEEGFNHTGINASIYSAGATIGNNLNNDHDEIKLFSPNGTRIANMSYNKTTNTSLEYTNGMYDESLIPEGTPGRKNSREEKVSENDAPNTTNNTTPAHTVPDPPAEETEENEIINLSAPPSTLSDSVPDPCADHFVIETDKEIIQNKEQLTYRLVLNGSANDSTGATFEYWIEDLYGTVLRKKRTTTSTLPKSFTPSIAEKEKAIVIKATAQTDECVFEAEKLIVVQNPDAQESTTKLITKQKSPKAPEIKKQSQELKNKNRIEYALTGMPENASLANNTATIAFFLDITNDGEDHHFEAWSYVFRGAKSYSGNREENKQELILGAGQDARIPLVNTVNLTPGTYELKIKIRKDFQSSTADLVHEIVFEEPDELTVTEQKKVPEEVKTFISPQSAQTPAARVVQRQSPLPAILGAIAVGVIIVFIWVKT from the coding sequence ATGAAAAAATTCATCTGGATGCTGCTGGCACTCGTGATGATGGGCGATGTATCCGGCCTCGTCATCAACGAAGTTATGTACGACCCGCCCGGTAATGATAACAATAACGAGTTTGTTGAGGTGTTCAATGAAGAGCCCTTTAATCTCACGGGATGGATTGTTGCTGACAGCGAAGCAAACGACACACTCGTTGAACTACGGGTGTATGCACCAATCGTGTCAAACGAATCAGATGAGCCATATCAATCATATTACGCACTCATCGTTGAAGAGGGATTCAACCATACCGGCATCAATGCGTCCATCTACAGCGCCGGCGCAACTATCGGCAACAACCTCAACAACGACCACGATGAAATAAAACTGTTTTCCCCCAACGGCACACGCATCGCGAATATGAGCTACAACAAAACAACCAACACGAGCCTTGAATATACCAATGGAATGTATGATGAAAGCCTGATTCCGGAAGGAACGCCCGGACGAAAAAACAGCAGGGAAGAAAAGGTAAGTGAAAATGATGCGCCAAACACTACGAACAACACAACCCCGGCACATACCGTTCCTGACCCACCAGCGGAAGAAACAGAAGAAAATGAAATCATAAACTTGAGTGCTCCACCATCCACCCTATCCGATTCTGTACCAGACCCATGCGCTGACCACTTTGTCATCGAAACAGACAAGGAAATTATCCAAAACAAGGAACAGCTCACCTATCGCCTCGTGCTCAATGGTTCAGCCAATGATTCAACAGGAGCAACATTCGAGTATTGGATTGAAGACCTTTATGGAACGGTGCTGCGGAAAAAGCGCACAACAACCAGCACGCTGCCAAAAAGTTTCACTCCTTCAATCGCCGAAAAAGAAAAAGCAATCGTCATCAAGGCAACTGCACAAACAGATGAATGCGTATTTGAAGCTGAAAAACTTATTGTTGTACAAAATCCGGATGCGCAGGAGAGTACAACAAAACTAATAACAAAACAAAAATCTCCGAAAGCGCCTGAAATAAAAAAACAGTCGCAAGAACTAAAAAATAAAAACCGAATAGAGTATGCTCTGACGGGCATGCCTGAAAATGCTTCGCTCGCCAACAACACCGCAACCATTGCTTTTTTCCTTGACATTACAAATGATGGCGAAGACCACCATTTTGAGGCATGGAGCTACGTTTTTCGCGGCGCGAAATCATACTCGGGCAATCGAGAAGAAAACAAGCAGGAGCTGATTCTGGGCGCCGGCCAGGACGCACGCATTCCTCTCGTCAACACCGTGAATCTCACCCCGGGAACCTACGAATTAAAAATAAAAATCCGTAAGGATTTTCAGTCATCAACCGCTGATTTGGTACATGAAATAGTGTTTGAAGAACCAGACGAATTAACAGTTACCGAACAAAAAAAAGTGCCTGAAGAAGTCAAAACATTCATCTCACCTCAATCAGCCCAAACCCCGGCTGCGAGGGTGGTGCAGCGGCAGAGCCCGCTGCCAGCCATCCTCGGCGCCATAGCGGTTGGTGTTATTATCGTGTTTATTTGGGTGAAGACATAA
- a CDS encoding SMC-Scp complex subunit ScpB has product MDTDTAISELKNKVYAVLFSAGRAVDCEELGKLVKAPEELIREAVRELKKQLDDPSSPLFLTEESNGNAWKLAVRDRYVDVVRNVTPHTELEIPVLATLALIAWKQPMLQSDVIKRRSTVAYEHIAKLEELGFVSKEKKGRSFVLKPTGKFFDYFDLPSQEAVKKLFEEIEPRVLKIEQMSNQLRDEAQEIQNEQKKISKKGKLGGLDVYEPPEAPLEKTLEQKEQEGDEAEEETEEEENEQTEEGDDVKEKKVLDELFEDDEKEQVTEEEKETEQEEEQKENEESEEEAQPKKEKETKRKLPRELEDFAGKEDKIGED; this is encoded by the coding sequence ATGGATACCGACACTGCCATTTCTGAACTGAAGAATAAAGTGTACGCAGTACTATTTTCCGCCGGCAGGGCAGTTGACTGTGAAGAGCTCGGAAAGCTGGTTAAAGCGCCGGAAGAGCTCATTCGTGAAGCAGTCCGTGAGCTCAAAAAGCAGCTGGACGACCCGTCCTCACCCCTGTTTCTGACTGAAGAAAGCAATGGCAATGCATGGAAGCTGGCGGTGCGTGACCGGTATGTTGATGTGGTACGAAATGTGACGCCGCATACTGAACTTGAAATTCCCGTGCTTGCAACTCTGGCGCTCATTGCATGGAAACAGCCCATGCTCCAGTCAGACGTGATTAAGCGACGCTCGACTGTTGCGTATGAGCATATTGCAAAGCTCGAAGAACTCGGCTTTGTGTCAAAAGAAAAAAAAGGGCGAAGTTTTGTACTCAAGCCAACCGGTAAATTTTTTGATTATTTTGACTTGCCCAGCCAAGAGGCAGTCAAGAAACTCTTTGAGGAAATTGAGCCGCGTGTCTTGAAGATAGAACAAATGAGCAACCAGCTAAGGGATGAAGCACAAGAAATACAGAACGAGCAGAAAAAAATCAGCAAAAAGGGCAAGCTGGGTGGTTTAGACGTCTATGAACCACCGGAAGCGCCGCTGGAAAAAACGCTTGAACAAAAAGAGCAAGAAGGCGATGAAGCAGAAGAAGAAACAGAAGAGGAAGAAAACGAACAAACAGAAGAAGGAGATGATGTGAAAGAAAAAAAAGTGCTTGACGAGTTGTTTGAAGACGATGAAAAGGAACAAGTAACTGAAGAAGAGAAAGAAACAGAACAGGAAGAAGAACAAAAAGAAAATGAAGAAAGCGAAGAGGAAGCCCAACCAAAAAAGGAAAAAGAAACAAAACGGAAACTCCCCCGCGAACTTGAAGATTTTGCAGGAAAGGAAGACAAGATTGGTGAGGATTGA
- the gyrA gene encoding DNA gyrase subunit A, protein MEAAEKPAESQERDHIVPRIIEQEMKQSYLDYAMSVIVGRALPDVRDGLKPVHRRILFAMREAGQLHNKPYKKSAHIVGKVLGELHPHGDAAVYDTMVRMAQNFSLRYPLMDGHGNWGSIDGDSAAAYRYTEVRLKKIAEELLADIEKDTVDFQPNFDGSLKEPTVLPGKLPNLLINGSSGIAVGMATNIPPHNISEVIDGTIALIENPSLTIPELMQFIKAPDFPTGAHIVGMAGIHEAYETGHGKAIMKAKSEIIELKGRNAIIVSEIPYMINKSQLIEEIAAMVRDKRIMGVSDIRDESNKEGIRVVFELKKDAQPKVVLNQLHTFSRLTSTFGINMLALVNNEPVVLNLKQLVQHHITYRQIVVRRRTAFELRKAEERKHVLEGLIIALNHIDEVVRKIKASKTVEDAQFMLIQDYTLTEIQAKAILDLRLQKLASLEQEKIKQEHSELLKTIAHLESILASEPKIFAIIKEELMKLREEYGDGRRTIIEHAEGEDDMPVEALIKKEEVVVTISHKGYVKRTPLTEYRSQARGGIGVKAAETGDDDYVQDLFTASTHSYLLAFTNQGRVYWLKVHELPEASRQARGKAFVNLIQFQQNEKVNAVVPVTEFDDQHFVVLATKQGTIKKTNLSEFSRPRANGIAAITLDGDELVNVLLTDGKQQLLIATANGNAVRFDETDVRSMGRTASGVRGIELRDNDGKIVDSVIDLILVDEKKTVLTITENGYGKRTAVDEYRLTRRGGSGVINIQTSERNGKVVAVDSVTDEDEVIVISQDGTMIRIPCKDISTIGRNTQGVRVMKLREGDKVVSATKVARE, encoded by the coding sequence ATGGAAGCAGCTGAAAAGCCGGCAGAAAGCCAAGAAAGAGACCACATTGTCCCGCGCATTATTGAGCAGGAGATGAAGCAGTCGTATCTGGATTATGCCATGTCGGTCATCGTCGGCAGGGCATTGCCTGATGTCAGAGACGGCCTCAAACCGGTCCACCGTCGTATTCTATTTGCTATGCGCGAAGCAGGCCAGCTGCACAACAAGCCCTACAAAAAATCAGCCCACATTGTGGGTAAAGTTCTCGGTGAACTCCACCCACACGGCGACGCTGCAGTGTATGACACCATGGTGCGCATGGCGCAGAACTTTTCGTTGAGATACCCGCTGATGGACGGCCATGGAAATTGGGGAAGCATTGACGGCGACAGCGCAGCAGCATACCGGTACACTGAAGTGCGCCTCAAAAAAATCGCTGAAGAACTCCTCGCCGACATTGAGAAAGATACGGTTGATTTCCAGCCGAATTTTGACGGCAGCCTCAAGGAGCCAACTGTGCTTCCGGGAAAGCTTCCAAATCTGCTCATCAACGGCAGCAGTGGCATTGCAGTGGGCATGGCAACCAACATTCCGCCGCATAACATCAGCGAAGTTATCGACGGAACTATTGCACTCATCGAGAACCCCAGCCTCACGATTCCTGAACTGATGCAGTTCATCAAAGCCCCTGACTTTCCTACGGGAGCACATATAGTCGGAATGGCAGGCATTCATGAGGCGTATGAAACTGGCCACGGCAAAGCTATCATGAAAGCAAAGTCGGAAATTATCGAGCTTAAAGGCAGAAACGCGATTATCGTCAGCGAAATTCCGTACATGATTAACAAATCCCAGCTGATTGAAGAAATTGCTGCGATGGTGCGCGACAAGCGCATCATGGGTGTCAGCGACATCCGCGACGAATCCAACAAAGAAGGCATCCGGGTGGTGTTTGAATTAAAAAAAGACGCCCAGCCGAAAGTGGTGTTGAATCAGTTGCATACCTTCTCCCGCTTGACGAGCACGTTCGGCATCAACATGCTGGCACTCGTTAACAATGAACCGGTTGTGCTCAATCTGAAGCAGCTCGTCCAGCACCATATCACCTACCGACAAATTGTGGTGCGGCGAAGAACTGCGTTTGAATTGCGCAAAGCAGAGGAACGCAAGCATGTGCTTGAAGGGTTGATTATTGCGCTGAACCATATTGATGAGGTCGTACGAAAAATCAAGGCGTCAAAAACTGTTGAAGACGCGCAGTTCATGCTCATACAGGATTATACGCTGACTGAAATTCAGGCAAAGGCTATTCTTGACCTGCGCCTGCAAAAACTGGCAAGTTTGGAGCAGGAAAAAATAAAACAGGAGCATAGCGAATTGCTCAAGACTATTGCCCATCTTGAGAGTATTCTTGCATCAGAGCCAAAAATTTTCGCCATCATCAAAGAAGAACTGATGAAACTCCGAGAAGAATATGGTGATGGCCGGCGAACAATCATCGAACATGCTGAAGGCGAAGATGATATGCCGGTTGAAGCGCTCATCAAAAAAGAAGAAGTGGTCGTGACCATCAGCCACAAGGGCTATGTCAAACGAACTCCACTTACTGAATACCGAAGCCAAGCGCGTGGTGGCATCGGCGTCAAGGCAGCGGAAACCGGCGACGATGATTATGTGCAGGATTTGTTCACTGCATCAACACATTCCTATCTGTTGGCATTTACCAATCAGGGAAGAGTATATTGGCTGAAAGTCCATGAGCTTCCTGAAGCAAGTCGACAGGCAAGAGGAAAAGCATTTGTCAACCTTATCCAATTCCAGCAGAATGAAAAAGTGAACGCGGTTGTGCCAGTAACGGAATTTGACGACCAGCATTTTGTGGTGCTCGCAACCAAACAGGGCACGATAAAGAAAACAAACTTGAGTGAGTTTTCACGGCCACGCGCAAATGGCATCGCTGCCATCACGCTCGACGGTGATGAGCTGGTGAATGTGCTTTTAACGGACGGCAAACAGCAATTGCTCATCGCAACAGCAAATGGAAATGCGGTCCGATTCGACGAAACTGATGTGCGCTCCATGGGCAGAACTGCATCCGGAGTTCGTGGCATTGAATTACGCGACAACGATGGAAAGATTGTTGATAGTGTTATTGACCTTATTTTGGTGGATGAGAAAAAAACCGTGCTGACGATTACTGAGAATGGATATGGAAAACGAACTGCGGTTGATGAATACCGGCTCACCCGACGGGGCGGCAGCGGGGTTATCAATATCCAAACCAGCGAACGAAATGGAAAAGTGGTTGCGGTTGACAGCGTTACTGACGAGGATGAAGTGATTGTGATTAGCCAAGATGGCACCATGATTCGCATTCCATGCAAGGATATTTCTACCATCGGCAGAAACACGCAAGGTGTACGCGTGATGAAACTGCGCGAAGGAGACAAGGTTGTTTCTGCGACAAAGGTTGCACGGGAGTAA
- a CDS encoding THUMP domain-containing protein, with amino-acid sequence MKIVVVTNRGIEQQCAQEVEEITGEKAEATDYLVFSSCADTKKLNELYYFSQSARRIGVVVGECAFTDADEILKHARAWNFPMTPETSFFVRVVKEDNEELPSADVEADLGELIIEKTNAPVNVKQPEVTVLCIVVKNRCVVALDYGGFDVSKRQYVLYHHREALKPTLAYALLRHAQAEKAKIVLDPFCGTGTIPIEAAHFLSNQSINYYRKDEFALVKKDAENKKLMEQLDKKRKEPKQKIIGYDSQLGFVSQAQKNAKIAGVHKSINFARVDMEWLETKCEQESVDCVVTHPPELTAANRKHVLALYHQFFYQMDFVLAKKGRIVLAIANPAELKQKAEENKFTCVHEHEIWQGKKKLWMVEFHRNV; translated from the coding sequence ATGAAAATCGTCGTAGTAACTAACCGTGGCATTGAACAACAATGTGCGCAGGAAGTAGAAGAAATTACCGGCGAAAAAGCAGAAGCTACAGATTATCTCGTGTTCTCATCCTGCGCCGATACAAAAAAACTCAACGAGCTTTATTATTTTTCTCAATCAGCGCGGCGCATTGGTGTTGTTGTTGGAGAATGCGCGTTTACTGATGCTGATGAAATTCTGAAACACGCTCGCGCGTGGAATTTTCCCATGACGCCGGAAACCTCGTTTTTTGTGCGCGTGGTCAAGGAAGATAATGAGGAACTGCCATCAGCGGACGTTGAGGCGGATCTTGGCGAGCTGATTATCGAAAAAACAAACGCTCCCGTGAATGTCAAACAACCAGAGGTCACCGTGCTGTGCATCGTCGTCAAAAACAGATGTGTTGTTGCGCTTGACTATGGCGGCTTTGATGTCAGCAAACGCCAATATGTGTTGTACCATCACCGTGAAGCCCTCAAGCCAACTCTTGCGTACGCCCTACTCCGTCACGCGCAGGCTGAAAAAGCAAAGATAGTTCTCGATCCGTTCTGTGGCACTGGAACCATTCCCATTGAAGCAGCTCATTTTCTTTCCAATCAATCCATTAATTATTACCGCAAGGATGAGTTTGCGTTGGTGAAAAAAGATGCGGAAAACAAAAAACTGATGGAACAGCTCGACAAAAAACGAAAAGAGCCGAAGCAAAAAATCATCGGCTATGACAGCCAGCTTGGCTTTGTGTCACAGGCGCAGAAAAACGCAAAAATTGCCGGCGTGCATAAATCAATCAATTTCGCGCGCGTCGATATGGAATGGCTTGAGACAAAATGCGAGCAGGAAAGCGTTGATTGTGTGGTGACGCACCCGCCGGAGCTGACCGCCGCAAACAGGAAACACGTTCTTGCATTGTATCACCAATTTTTTTACCAGATGGACTTTGTACTGGCGAAAAAAGGAAGAATTGTGCTTGCCATTGCCAACCCAGCCGAATTAAAGCAAAAAGCAGAAGAAAATAAGTTTACTTGCGTGCATGAACATGAAATCTGGCAGGGAAAAAAGAAGCTGTGGATGGTTGAGTTTCACCGCAACGTTTAA
- a CDS encoding preprotein translocase subunit Sec61beta: MAQERISMPSSMGGLVRYFDEYKSKFELKPGHVVILVVIVILIEIFLHWQGASLLGLA; the protein is encoded by the coding sequence ATGGCACAAGAGCGCATTTCCATGCCGTCCTCCATGGGCGGACTCGTCCGGTATTTTGACGAGTATAAATCGAAGTTCGAACTGAAGCCCGGCCATGTTGTCATTCTGGTTGTGATCGTAATTCTTATTGAGATTTTCTTGCATTGGCAGGGTGCATCCCTGCTTGGATTGGCGTGA
- a CDS encoding nascent polypeptide-associated complex protein: MNPALMKQAMKKMGVQQLELDAVEVVIKTKDKELVFPNPSVTKINMMGQESFQITGEFHERSRGASVVEISDDDVKTVAQQANVSEKDARDALKKANGDIAAAIMGLQE; encoded by the coding sequence ATGAACCCAGCACTGATGAAGCAGGCCATGAAAAAAATGGGCGTGCAACAGCTGGAATTAGACGCTGTTGAAGTCGTCATCAAAACCAAGGACAAGGAGCTGGTGTTTCCCAATCCCTCGGTTACGAAGATCAACATGATGGGACAGGAAAGCTTCCAAATCACCGGAGAATTTCACGAACGGTCGCGCGGTGCAAGCGTCGTAGAAATCAGCGATGACGACGTCAAAACCGTTGCCCAGCAGGCGAATGTGTCTGAAAAAGACGCGCGTGACGCGCTGAAAAAGGCGAACGGTGATATTGCTGCGGCGATTATGGGATTGCAAGAATAA